A section of the Entelurus aequoreus isolate RoL-2023_Sb linkage group LG21, RoL_Eaeq_v1.1, whole genome shotgun sequence genome encodes:
- the LOC133639083 gene encoding bile salt-activated lipase-like, translated as MEKQLTLLAVILCVGAGSAATLGVVRTELGRVQGQRLVLGLFRSLDVFKGIPFAAKPDTLEKAQPHPGWDGIFKATKFAKRCVQMSVLQTSTFGSEDCLYLNIWVPQGRHVSTNLPVMIWFYGGGFMVGGSMGPNFLNNYLYSGQQLADKGNVIVVSVGYRVGVLGFLSTGDSSLPGNYGLWDQHAAISWVHRNIQSFGGDPDNMTIFGESAGGASVSFQSLSPHSRGLFKRVISQSGVALCPWALSRNPHKVAQEVAAKVGCPTDERMVDCLKATDAATLTMASPRILQGTPDDPLVNKLVLSPVVDGDFLPDQPGNLFHNAAETDYLVGVNNMDGHLFTSQDIPSLGKKSQETPVEDVKRLLGAYTKEKGPVGLDIAFAGYSADWGSSPSQETIKRTAVDIGTDYLFLVPSQSTLYRHAANATSGRTFSYLLSEPSLMAGPGRPYHTWVGADHADDLQYVFGKPFTTPKAYGEKHRDLSGYMIAYWTNFARTGDPNMGNLKVPVTWPEFSSTEHKFLDISAQMNTTSIKQEMRLRFVTLWTSSLSSLSSSSAQ; from the exons ATGGAGAAACAGCTGACTCTGTTGGCGGTCATCCTATGTGTGGGGGCGGGCTCAGCAGCCACG CTGGGAGTGGTGCGCACGGAACTTGGCAGGGTGCAGGGGCAACGTCTTGTCCTCGGGCTCTTCCGCTCTCTGGATGTGTTCAAAGGAATTCCCTTTGCTGCTAAACCGGATACGTTGGAAAAAGCCCAACCTCACCCCGGTTGGGACG GCATTTTCAAGGCAACAAAGTTCGCCAAGAGATGTGTTCAGATGAGCGTGCTCCAAACGTCCACTTTCGGAAGTGAAGACTGCCTCTATCTCAACATCTGGGTTCCTCAAGGCCGCCATG tgtCAACAAATCTCCCAGTCATGATTTGGTTCTATGGAGGAGGCTTCATGGTTGGAGGCTCCATGGGGCCAAACTTCCTCAACAACTACCTTTACAGTGGTCAGCAATTGGCTGACAAGGGGAATGTTATTGTGGTGTCAGTTGGTTATCGAGTGGGGGTCCTTGGCTTCCTAAGCACGGGAGACTCTAGTTTACCTG GAAATTACGGTCTTTGGGATCAACATGCTGCCATTTCCTGGGTGCACAGGAATATCCAATCATTTGGAGGAGACCCTGACAACATGACTATCTTTGGGGAGTCGGCAGGTGGCGCTAGTGTCAGCTTCCAG AGTCTCTCCCCCCACAGCAGAGGACTGTTCAAAAGAGTCATTTCTCAGAGTGGTGTGGCCCTCTGTCCCTGGGCTCTCAGCAGGAATCCTCACAAAGTTGCACAGGAG GTTGCTGCCAAGGTAGGCTGTCCCACTGATGAGAGGATGGTGGACTGTCTGAAAGCGACGGATGCTGCAACTCTCACCATGGCAAGCCCACGCATTCTACAAGGAACTCCAGACG ATCCTCTGGTGAACAAACTGGTTCTGTCTCCTGTTGTTGATGGCGACTTCCTGCCTGATCAACCCGGCAACTTGTTCCATAACGCGGCTGAAACGGACTACCTGGTCGGCGTTAACAACATGGATGGACATCTCTTCACGTCCCAGGACATTCCCTCCCTCGGGAAGAAGAGTCAGGAGACACCTGT AGAGGATGTGAAGAGACTTCTGGGTGCGTATACAAAGGAGAAGGGCCCAGTTGGGTTGGACATCGCCTTTGCTGGATATTCCGCTGACTGGGGATCGTCACCAAGCCAAGAGACAATTAAGAGAACTGCGGTGGATATCGGGACAGACTACCTTTTCCTGGTTCCCAGTCAGAGTACCCTTTACCGCCATGCTGCAAATGCCAC GTCTGGACGTACCTTCTCCTACTTGCTGTCTGAGCCCAGCTTAATGGCAGGACCGGGCAGACCCTACCACACATGGGTGGGCGCGGACCACGCTGATGACCTACAGTATGTGTTTGGCAAACCTTTCACCACGCCAAAAGCTTATGGAGAAAAACACAGAGACCTTTCGGGCTACATGATAGCCTATTGGACAAATTTTGCTAGAACTGG AGATCCAAACATGGGAAATCTAAAGGTTCCAGTGACTTGGCCTGAATTTAGCAGTACTGAACATAAGTTTCTGGACATCAGTGCTCAAATGAACACAACCTCCATAAAACAAGAAATGAGGTTGCGTTTTGTAACGCTTTGGACCAGCAGTCTTTCCAGTCTCTCGTCAAGCAGTGCACAATGA